One region of Deltaproteobacteria bacterium genomic DNA includes:
- a CDS encoding response regulator codes for MTTGESRVILVVEDEPDIAELLRFNLEQAGFAVVPAGRGEQALELVRRRRPALLILDLMLPGIDGLEVCRRIRSDAATTRLPIVMLTAKAAEVDRVVGLEMGADDYVTKPFSPRELMARVRAVLRRAYGAELQQPHSFYERGRLRIDFDTYEVFLDGKKSEFSLREFELLRFFVQSPNRVYDRLQILDLVWGQDTYVEPRTVDVHVRRLRARLERDDANPELIVTVRGVGYKFNDRALES; via the coding sequence ATGACGACCGGCGAGAGCAGGGTCATTCTCGTCGTCGAAGACGAGCCTGATATAGCCGAGCTGCTGCGCTTTAACTTGGAGCAGGCGGGCTTTGCGGTGGTGCCGGCGGGCCGCGGCGAGCAAGCGCTCGAGCTGGTCCGGCGCCGGCGGCCGGCACTGCTGATACTCGACCTCATGCTGCCGGGCATCGATGGTCTCGAGGTTTGCCGGCGCATCCGCAGTGACGCCGCCACGACGCGCCTGCCGATCGTGATGCTGACCGCCAAGGCGGCCGAGGTTGACCGCGTTGTCGGTCTGGAGATGGGTGCGGACGATTACGTCACCAAGCCCTTCAGCCCGCGCGAGCTGATGGCGCGTGTGCGCGCGGTGCTGCGGCGCGCCTATGGCGCGGAGCTGCAACAGCCGCATTCGTTCTACGAGCGGGGCCGCCTGCGCATCGACTTCGACACCTACGAGGTGTTTCTCGACGGGAAGAAGAGTGAGTTCTCGTTGCGCGAGTTCGAGCTGCTGCGCTTCTTCGTGCAGTCACCCAACCGCGTTTACGACCGCTTACAGATCCTCGATCTGGTGTGGGGGCAGGACACCTACGTCGAGCCACGCACGGTGGACGTGCACGTGCGCCGCTTGCGCGCCCGCCTCGAACGCGATGACGCCAACCCCGAGCTGATCGTCACCGTGCGTGGCGTCGGCTACAAGTTCAACGACCGTGCGCTGGAGTCGTAA
- the pstB gene encoding phosphate ABC transporter ATP-binding protein, whose protein sequence is MANKLEVTGLNAWFGSQRALSDINMSVPAGAVTAVIGPSGCGKSTFIRCLNRMHEVVPGARVAGQVLLDGDDIYAPGVDPVQVRGRVGMVFQRPNPFPTMSIFDNVAAGLRLNRGRGSRRDLAGVVERSLRQAALWDEVKDSLDASGVSISGGQQQRLCIARALAVAPEVLLMDEPCSALDPIATAKIESLIYELKQHYTIVIVTHSMQQAARVSDFTAFLYLGQLVEFGPTPRVFTTPEKKETEDYITGRFG, encoded by the coding sequence ATGGCCAACAAGCTCGAAGTGACGGGTCTTAACGCCTGGTTTGGTAGCCAGCGGGCGTTGAGCGACATCAACATGAGCGTCCCCGCCGGCGCCGTCACCGCGGTGATCGGACCATCCGGCTGCGGCAAATCCACCTTCATCCGCTGCCTCAACCGCATGCACGAAGTCGTGCCGGGCGCTCGTGTTGCCGGCCAAGTGCTGCTCGACGGCGACGACATCTACGCCCCCGGTGTCGACCCGGTGCAGGTCCGGGGCCGGGTCGGCATGGTGTTTCAGCGGCCGAATCCATTCCCGACGATGTCGATCTTCGACAACGTCGCGGCCGGCTTGCGCCTCAACCGCGGCCGGGGCTCGCGCCGCGACTTGGCCGGCGTCGTCGAGCGCAGCCTGCGCCAAGCCGCGCTCTGGGACGAGGTCAAGGACAGCCTCGACGCCTCCGGCGTCAGCATCTCCGGCGGCCAACAGCAGCGCTTGTGCATCGCCCGCGCCCTGGCGGTCGCGCCCGAGGTGCTGCTGATGGACGAGCCCTGCTCGGCCCTCGACCCGATCGCCACCGCCAAGATCGAGTCATTGATCTACGAGCTCAAGCAGCACTACACCATTGTCATCGTCACCCACAGCATGCAGCAGGCGGCCCGGGTGTCGGACTTCACCGCTTTTCTCTACCTCGGGCAGCTTGTAGAATTCGGCCCGACGCCGAGGGTGTTCACCACCCCCGAAAAGAAAGAAACGGAAGACTACATCACCGGCCGTTTCGGATAG
- the pstC gene encoding phosphate ABC transporter permease subunit PstC, with product MATAIKGESRGRSWLRARAPAAGVRARRNVGDWLFFNLTRGFAMALLGVVAAVLLVLICQSLGAMRAFGWRFLISSNWDPVAQEFGALPFIYGTLVSSLLALLQAVPLGIATALFLSEMAPQWLRAPVSFLVELLASIPSVVYGLWGIFVLVPWVRDYAAPGLEAALGSLPLFSGPKYGVGMLTAGMILAVMVVPYITAVAHEVFQAVPAAQREAALALGATRWEMVRLAIVPYGRTGLIGAVMLGLGRALGETMAVTMVIGNRADISLSLFAPASTMASVIANEFSEAADDLYVQALMEIGLVLLLVTIAVNALARLLVWSVAGPATARHGA from the coding sequence ATGGCTACTGCGATCAAGGGCGAGAGCCGCGGGCGGAGCTGGCTGCGAGCACGCGCACCGGCAGCGGGTGTGAGGGCGCGGCGCAATGTTGGCGACTGGCTGTTTTTCAACCTCACTCGTGGCTTCGCCATGGCGCTCTTGGGGGTGGTTGCGGCCGTACTCCTGGTGCTGATTTGCCAGTCGCTCGGGGCGATGCGGGCGTTTGGCTGGCGCTTCCTAATCAGCTCGAACTGGGACCCGGTGGCGCAGGAGTTCGGGGCGCTGCCGTTCATTTACGGCACACTGGTGTCGTCACTGCTGGCCTTGCTGCAAGCGGTGCCGCTGGGTATCGCGACCGCGCTGTTCCTCAGCGAGATGGCACCGCAGTGGCTGCGCGCGCCGGTGTCGTTTCTGGTCGAGTTGCTGGCCAGCATTCCCAGCGTGGTTTACGGTTTGTGGGGCATTTTCGTGCTCGTGCCCTGGGTGCGCGATTACGCCGCCCCCGGGCTCGAAGCGGCACTCGGGTCCTTGCCGCTCTTCAGCGGCCCGAAGTACGGCGTCGGCATGCTGACCGCGGGAATGATTCTGGCGGTGATGGTGGTGCCGTACATCACCGCGGTCGCCCACGAGGTCTTTCAGGCCGTGCCGGCGGCCCAGCGCGAGGCGGCGCTGGCGCTCGGCGCAACGCGCTGGGAGATGGTGCGCCTGGCGATCGTCCCTTACGGGCGCACCGGTCTGATCGGGGCGGTCATGCTCGGGCTCGGCCGCGCGCTCGGAGAAACCATGGCGGTCACCATGGTGATCGGCAACCGCGCCGACATCTCGCTTTCGCTGTTCGCGCCGGCGAGCACGATGGCGAGCGTGATCGCCAACGAGTTCTCGGAGGCGGCGGACGATCTCTACGTTCAGGCTTTGATGGAAATCGGGCTGGTGCTGTTGCTGGTCACAATCGCCGTCAACGCGCTGGCACGCTTGCTGGTTTGGAGTGTGGCCGGACCGGCCACCGCCAGGCACGGAGCGTGA
- the pstS gene encoding phosphate ABC transporter substrate-binding protein PstS, with protein sequence MRKTLRKNPRALSVALLSLLFAGSAHAQLLINGAGATFPYPMYSKWFNLYTQVDPSVRFNYQSIGSGGGIKQITEQTVDFGASDGPMTDEQLRAAPGHIMHFPTVLGADVLTYNAEGVPPRLKVTPEAIAGIFLGKITKWNDPALAATNPGVPLPNRDIIVVHRSDGSGTTYIWTDYLSKVSPEWKAKVGKGTSVNWPVGLGGKGNEGVTGLVKQTPFSLGYVELVYAISNKLPFADVKNQAGSFVQPSLESVTAAAAGLAQTMPDDFRVSITNAPGADAYPISSMTWLLVYEKQKDAEKGRKLVQFIDWMLRDGQQYAPTLHYAPLPKEVAAKEHAALRRVTAADGKPLLDQ encoded by the coding sequence ATGAGAAAAACGCTGAGGAAAAACCCCCGGGCGCTGAGCGTGGCTCTGCTGAGTCTGCTCTTTGCGGGATCTGCCCACGCGCAGTTGTTGATCAACGGCGCCGGCGCGACGTTCCCGTACCCGATGTACTCGAAGTGGTTCAACCTCTACACGCAAGTCGACCCGTCGGTGCGGTTCAACTACCAATCCATCGGCAGCGGCGGCGGTATCAAGCAGATCACCGAGCAGACCGTCGACTTCGGGGCGTCGGACGGACCGATGACCGATGAGCAGCTGCGCGCGGCGCCCGGGCACATCATGCACTTTCCCACCGTGCTCGGGGCGGACGTGCTGACGTATAACGCTGAGGGCGTCCCGCCGAGACTGAAGGTTACCCCGGAAGCCATCGCGGGCATCTTCCTGGGCAAGATCACGAAGTGGAACGATCCGGCCCTGGCGGCAACTAATCCCGGGGTACCGCTGCCCAATCGAGACATCATAGTCGTGCACCGCTCGGACGGCAGCGGCACCACGTACATCTGGACCGACTATCTCAGCAAGGTCAGCCCCGAGTGGAAAGCCAAGGTCGGCAAGGGCACGTCGGTCAATTGGCCCGTGGGCCTTGGCGGGAAAGGCAACGAGGGGGTGACCGGCCTCGTCAAGCAGACGCCGTTCTCGCTGGGATACGTCGAGCTGGTGTATGCCATCTCCAACAAGTTGCCGTTCGCCGACGTGAAGAACCAGGCGGGCAGCTTCGTGCAGCCGTCCCTGGAGTCCGTGACGGCGGCGGCCGCGGGGCTGGCACAAACGATGCCGGACGACTTTCGTGTCTCGATCACCAACGCCCCCGGTGCGGATGCGTACCCCATTTCCAGCATGACGTGGCTGCTGGTGTACGAGAAGCAGAAGGACGCCGAGAAGGGCAGGAAGCTGGTCCAGTTCATCGACTGGATGCTGCGCGACGGGCAGCAGTATGCGCCGACGCTGCACTATGCGCCTCTGCCCAAGGAGGTCGCGGCGAAGGAGCACGCCGCGCTGCGTCGGGTGACCGCGGCGGACGGCAAGCCGCTGCTGGACCAGTAA
- the pstA gene encoding phosphate ABC transporter permease PstA gives MRYRRRWIANAAAQAIAIGCTVAVLVPLVLILGYLITKGITALNFDFFTQLPAPVGEPGGGMANAIVGTITLIGLACVLGLPVGVLAGVYLSEYGHGRFGWTVRFAADVLNGVPSIVIGIFAYVLIVLPAKSFSAYAGGFALGVIMLPIVARTTEEMIKLVPNSLREAALALGLPAWRTTLWVVLRTARGGIVTGIMLALARIAGETAPLIFTAFGNQFWHHGLGAPIAALPVQIYSYAISPFEDWHRQAWAGALVLLLLICTTSLSVRLFTGGQVRTAR, from the coding sequence ATGCGTTACCGGCGACGGTGGATAGCCAACGCGGCGGCACAAGCCATCGCCATCGGCTGCACGGTGGCGGTGCTGGTGCCGCTGGTGCTCATCCTCGGCTACTTGATCACCAAGGGAATCACCGCGCTGAACTTCGATTTCTTCACCCAACTTCCCGCGCCCGTCGGCGAGCCGGGCGGCGGCATGGCCAACGCCATAGTCGGTACCATCACGCTCATCGGCCTGGCCTGCGTGTTGGGCTTACCCGTCGGCGTGCTTGCGGGGGTTTACCTCAGCGAGTACGGGCACGGCCGCTTCGGCTGGACCGTGCGTTTTGCCGCCGACGTTCTCAACGGCGTGCCTTCTATTGTCATCGGTATCTTCGCCTATGTGCTGATCGTGCTGCCGGCTAAGAGCTTTTCCGCGTATGCTGGCGGCTTCGCCTTGGGCGTGATTATGCTGCCGATCGTGGCCCGCACGACCGAAGAGATGATCAAGCTGGTGCCCAATTCTCTGCGTGAAGCGGCGCTGGCGCTCGGGCTGCCGGCGTGGCGGACGACGCTGTGGGTGGTGTTGCGCACCGCGCGCGGCGGCATCGTCACCGGCATCATGCTGGCGCTCGCCCGTATCGCCGGCGAGACCGCACCGCTGATCTTCACCGCCTTCGGCAATCAGTTCTGGCACCACGGCCTCGGTGCTCCCATCGCTGCGCTGCCGGTGCAGATCTACAGCTATGCCATCTCGCCGTTCGAGGACTGGCACCGGCAGGCCTGGGCCGGCGCGCTGGTGTTGTTGTTGCTCATCTGCACCACCAGCCTGAGCGTGCGGCTGTTTACCGGCGGGCAGGTTCGCACCGCCAGGTGA
- the phoU gene encoding phosphate signaling complex protein PhoU, with translation MDARLHTDRHYEAELKQLHLSILEMGGLVEKQIANAVSALVGRDDAQAQATIAADHSVNRLDVEIDELCLRLLALHQPAARDLRLITTGLKITTDLERIGDMAVNLCERALELSQEAQLKPLIDIPRMAEISQRMLRESLDAFVHENVELALKVCRDDDAIDQLTEQLFRELSSFMVEQPQTIGRAIRLLFVAKYLERIADHATNIAEMVVFMVKGKSIRHLDHVPPSV, from the coding sequence GTGGATGCACGCCTGCATACCGACCGCCACTACGAGGCCGAGTTGAAGCAGCTCCATCTGAGCATTCTGGAGATGGGCGGCCTCGTCGAGAAGCAGATCGCCAACGCGGTCAGCGCGCTGGTGGGGCGCGACGACGCCCAGGCGCAGGCGACGATCGCGGCGGACCATAGCGTCAATCGCTTGGATGTCGAGATCGACGAACTCTGCCTGCGCCTGCTGGCCTTGCACCAGCCGGCCGCCAGGGATCTGCGCCTGATTACCACCGGGCTCAAGATCACCACCGACCTGGAGCGGATCGGCGACATGGCGGTCAATCTGTGCGAGCGCGCGCTGGAGCTGAGCCAGGAAGCCCAACTCAAACCGCTCATCGATATTCCGCGCATGGCCGAAATCTCGCAGCGCATGCTGCGCGAGAGCTTGGACGCCTTCGTGCACGAAAACGTCGAGCTGGCGCTCAAGGTCTGCCGCGACGACGATGCCATCGATCAGCTCACCGAGCAGCTATTCCGCGAGCTGAGCTCGTTCATGGTCGAGCAGCCGCAGACCATCGGCCGGGCTATCCGCCTGCTGTTTGTGGCCAAGTACCTCGAACGCATCGCTGATCACGCCACCAACATCGCCGAGATGGTGGTGTTCATGGTCAAGGGTAAGAGCATCCGCCATCTCGACCACGTGCCGCCATCGGTATGA